Proteins from one Triticum aestivum cultivar Chinese Spring chromosome 7A, IWGSC CS RefSeq v2.1, whole genome shotgun sequence genomic window:
- the LOC123151018 gene encoding LRR receptor-like serine/threonine-protein kinase EFR: protein MDYHSLCATGQARPFMCFGPGRAWDFCFWLCQAWPEPRPGQTNDQVAMASAHPNRPRPPAMLLLLALLQFSLGASKINCATPPDNSTDVLWLQAFKHGITSDPSGWFSSWNSSANHCMWPGVRCSRKHPGRVVALQLFGLNLTGQISSSIGNLTFLRTLNLSKNSFSGRLPPLNHLQKIQVLDLSSNRLHDSIPDAITNCSSLRKIRLTTNFLAGEIPPKVGLLSNLILLGLSDNDLTGTIPPILGNITSMQRLGVSYNNLTGRIPDELGKLTNMWRLLLGGNSLSGGFPRCLFNLSNSLQILGLESNMLSKELPPNMGDDLPNLQMLSLHDNMFEGQIPASLGNATWLEEFALGNNNLTGTVGEWIGKLTQLRVLFLYANSFIGPLPSSLGQLAQLEELNLGNNKLHWPLPSSLGQLAQLEELNLGNNKFEGPIPPLGQLAQLEELNLGNNKFEGPIPPLGQLTQLEELSLANNKFEGPIPLLDQLTQLTYLNLGNNKFGGSIPPTLGNLQQLSYLDLSQNNLEGNIPIQLSSLTSLYKLNLSSNKLTGKIS, encoded by the exons ATGGACTACCATAGTTTATGTGCTACGGGCCAGGCCAGGCCGTTTATGTGCTTCGGGCCAGGCCGGGCTTGGGATTTTTGCTTCTGGCTTTGCCAAGCCTGGCCGGAACCCCGACCCGGTCAGACGAATGATCAG GTAGCAATGGCCTCTGCGCATCCCAATCGACCCAGACCCCCCGCCATGCTTCTACTATTGGCGTTGCTGCAGTTCTCTTTGGGTGCTAGCAAAATCAATTGCGCAACGCCCCCTGATAACAGCACGGATGTGCTCTGGCTGCAAGCTTTCAAGCATGGGATTACTTCTGATCCCTCCGGATGGTTCAGCTCTTGGAACTCCAGCGCCAACCACTGCATGTGGCCGGGAGTGAGATGCAGTCGTAAGCATCCAGGGCGCGTGGTGGCGCTTCAACTCTTTGGCCTAAACCTAACTGGCCAAATCAGCTCCTCCATAGGGAACCTTACGTTCCTCAGAACCCTGAACCTGTCCAAAAATAGCTTCTCTGGCCGGTTACCTCCACTGAACCATCTGCAAAAGATTCAGGTCCTTGACCTAAGCAGTAACCGGTTGCATGATAGTATCCCAGATGCAATTACCAACTGTTCCAGCTTAAGGAAAATACGCCTCACTACGAACTTCCTAGCAGGTGAAATTCCTCCAAAAGTAGGCCTCCTCTCCAACCTCATACTTTTAGGACTATCTGATAATGATCTCACCGGAACAATCCCGCCAATCCTCGGCaatatcacaagcatgcaaagacTTGGCGTTTCGTACAATAATCTGACTGGACGTATCCCCGATGAGCTTGGGAAACTGACAAATATGTGGAGGTTGCTCCTAGGAGGAAATAGCTTGTCAGGTGGATTCCCAcggtgtctcttcaacctttctaATTCTCTTCAAATATTAGGCTTGGAGTCGAATATGCTAAGCAAGGAACTGCCTCCTAACATGGGAGACGACCTACCAAATCTCCAAATGCTTTCTTTGCATGACAACATGTTTGAAGGTCAAATTCCGGCTTCACTAGGCAATGCTACATGGCTGGAAGAGTTTGCATTAGGAAATAACAATTTAACAGGTACGGTTGGAGAATGGATTGGGAAGCTAACACAGTTAAGAGTTCTTTTCCTCTATGCGAACAGCTTCATTGGGCCATTGCCATCATCCCTTGGCCAGCTTGCTCAGTTGGAAGAGCTCAATCTAGGAAATAACA AGCTTCATTGGCCATTGCCATCATCCCTTGGCCAGCTTGCTCAGTTGGAAGAGCTCAATCTAGGAAACAATAAATTTGAAGGCCCTATACCACCCCTTGGTCAGCTTGCTCAGTTGGAAGAGCTCAATCTAGGAAACAATAAATTTGAAGGCCCTATACCACCCCTTGGTCAGCTTACTCAGTTGGAAGAGCTCAGTCTAGCAAACAATAAATTTGAAGGCCCTATACCACTCCTTGACCAGCTTACTCAGTTGACTTACCTCAATCTAGGAAACAATAAATTTGGAGGATCTATACCACCCACCTTAGGGAACTTGCAACAACTCTCGTATTTAGACCTTAGCCAGAACAATCTTGAGGGTAACATACCTATTCAGCTTAGCAGCCTTACATCACTTTACAAACTAAACCTTTCGTCAAACAAGCTTACTGGGAAAATTTCCTGA